In Hymenobacter volaticus, a single window of DNA contains:
- a CDS encoding RidA family protein: protein MIWVTSICRYSRELCRPHCKRQKAKQMEKQIINPWQWQASRSYVQAVEVKQETGTLYCSGQAAINAAGQSSTADMKTQLLQALHNLEQVISEAGYECQGIVRLNIYTTSSTELFACFDVFQDWIARHNVKQASTLFEVKSLFETLKVELEATVVK, encoded by the coding sequence GTGATCTGGGTCACGTCGATTTGCCGTTATTCCCGGGAGCTTTGCAGGCCACATTGTAAACGGCAAAAAGCAAAGCAAATGGAAAAACAGATCATTAATCCCTGGCAGTGGCAGGCTTCCCGCAGTTATGTGCAAGCCGTTGAAGTGAAACAGGAAACAGGCACGCTCTACTGCTCTGGCCAAGCGGCTATCAACGCGGCAGGGCAATCAAGTACTGCCGACATGAAAACCCAACTACTGCAAGCCCTGCACAATCTAGAGCAAGTCATCAGCGAAGCCGGCTACGAATGCCAAGGAATTGTGCGCTTGAATATTTACACCACTTCATCAACTGAGCTGTTCGCCTGTTTTGACGTCTTTCAAGACTGGATAGCTAGGCATAACGTCAAGCAGGCCAGTACGCTGTTTGAAGTGAAAAGCCTTTTTGAAACATTGAAAGTCGAGTTGGAAGCGACGGTAGTGAAGTAG
- a CDS encoding glycoside hydrolase family 43 protein: protein MRIFLNTLRLLLVGSLLLPCYGVAQNQTPRPIRENVPLDSIRLSDPFVLADPKTKTYYMTGTGGLVWQSKDLKRWQGPYPVAQPDPTSWMGPKPMIWAAEIHFYRGRYYYFATFTNSALKIDTVQGKPVERRASHVLVSDQPLGPYAPLNQALYLPANKSTLDGTFWVEPDGKPYLIYCHEWLQNLNGTVEKIALKPDLSGTVGAGQILFRASDSPWSREKDATGHDRPNKVTDGPYLFRTRTGRLGMLWTSWVYDVYTQGVAYSTSGKLDGPWQQEPTPITPPNYGHGMLFRTWEGKTLMALHSHKDINGRYVRIPQLLEVDLSGNKLVVGKPYRP, encoded by the coding sequence ATGCGCATCTTCCTGAACACGTTGCGGTTGCTTTTAGTCGGCAGCTTACTACTCCCCTGCTACGGGGTAGCCCAGAACCAGACGCCCCGGCCTATTCGAGAGAATGTGCCCTTGGATTCTATCCGGTTAAGTGACCCGTTTGTCTTGGCCGACCCTAAGACCAAGACTTACTACATGACCGGCACGGGCGGCCTCGTGTGGCAGAGCAAAGACCTAAAGCGCTGGCAAGGCCCGTATCCGGTCGCCCAGCCGGACCCTACTTCCTGGATGGGCCCCAAGCCCATGATTTGGGCCGCCGAAATCCATTTTTATCGCGGTCGGTACTATTATTTCGCCACCTTCACCAACTCCGCGCTCAAGATTGACACCGTTCAGGGCAAGCCAGTTGAGCGCCGGGCCAGTCACGTCCTGGTCAGCGACCAACCCCTTGGTCCCTACGCTCCCCTGAATCAGGCGCTCTACTTACCGGCCAACAAGTCGACCTTGGACGGCACCTTTTGGGTGGAACCCGACGGCAAACCCTACCTCATCTACTGCCACGAATGGCTGCAGAACCTAAACGGTACCGTTGAAAAGATTGCCTTGAAGCCGGATCTGAGTGGAACCGTTGGGGCCGGTCAGATTTTGTTCCGAGCCAGTGACTCGCCCTGGAGCCGGGAAAAAGATGCCACCGGCCATGACCGTCCGAATAAGGTAACCGATGGTCCTTACCTGTTTCGGACCCGGACCGGGCGGCTGGGTATGCTCTGGACCAGTTGGGTGTACGATGTGTATACGCAGGGGGTGGCGTATTCCACCAGTGGCAAGTTGGATGGTCCCTGGCAGCAAGAACCCACCCCTATCACCCCACCCAACTACGGGCACGGCATGTTATTTCGCACTTGGGAAGGCAAGACGCTGATGGCCCTGCACAGTCACAAGGATATCAACGGCCGATACGTGCGTATTCCCCAATTGCTGGAAGTAGACCTGTCTGGCAACAAGCTTGTGGTCGGCAAGCCGTACCGGC